A single genomic interval of Camelina sativa cultivar DH55 chromosome 11, Cs, whole genome shotgun sequence harbors:
- the LOC104726693 gene encoding glycine-rich RNA-binding protein 3, mitochondrial-like, protein MAFLSKFGNILKQTSSKQLNAQVSLSSPSLFQALRCMSSSKLFIGGMAYSMDEDSLREAFTKYGEVVETRVILDRETGRSRGFGFVTFTSSEAASSAIQALDGRDLHGRVVKVNYANDRTSGGGFGGGGYGGGGYGGGGAGGYGGGYGGGGGYGSGNAGGYGSGNAGGYGSNAGGYGGSAGGYGGSGAGGYGGDATGHGAGGGYGASGGYGSSGNTYGEVPSATAGAVGDYNGSSGYGSANTYGSNNGGFAGDSQFGGNPVPNSSQFAGDNTQFAAGSQFGGEDQFGSMEKSEIKMENGPVEGDFEDDTDVAKRA, encoded by the exons ATGGCTTTTTTGAGTAAATTCGGGAACATATTGAAGCAGACGTCGAGCAAGCAACTCAATGCTCAGGTTTCTCTATCAAGCCCCTCGCTTTTTCAGGCTTTAAGGTGTATGTCATCTTCTAAGCTCTTCATTGGAG GTATGGCTTATAGCATGGATGAGGATAGCTTAAGAGAAGCTTTCACTAAATATGGTGAAGTCGTTGAAA CTAGGGTTATTTTGGATCGTGAAACGGGTAGGTCGAGGGGATTCGGATTTGTTACATTCACCTCTTCAGAAGCGGCCTCTAGTGCTATCCAGGCTTTGGATGGTCGG GATCTCCATGGCCGGGTTGTTAAAGTAAATTATGCAAATGATAGAACAAGTGGTGGTGGTTTTGGAGGTGGGGGCTATGGAGGCGGCGGCTATGGAGGTGGCGGTGCTGGTGGCTATGGAGGCGGCTATGGCGGCGGTGGTGGCTATGGCAGCGGCAATGCTGGAGGGTATGGCAGCGGCAATGCTGGAGGCTATGGCAGCAATGCTGGAGGCTATGGCGGCAGTGCTGGTGGCTATGGCGGCAGTGGTGCTGGTGGCTATGGAGGCGATGCTACTGGTCACGGAGCTGGTGGTGGTTATGGTGCAAGCGGTGGATATGGATCTAGCGGCAACACTTATGGTGAGGTTCCAAGTGCAACTGCAGGGGCTGTTGGTGACTATAATGGAAGTAGTGGTTATGGTAGTGCCAATACTTACGGTAGCAATAATGGTGGGTTCGCTGGAGATAGCCAGTTTGGAGGAAACCCTGTTCCCAACAGCTCGCAATTTGCTGGTGACAATACTCAGTTTGCTGCCGGTAGCCAATTTGGCGGTGAAGATCAATTTGGAAGCATGGAGAAAAGTGAAATTAAGATGGAGAATGGACCAGTGGAAGGAGATTTCGAAGATGACACTGATGTTGCCAAAAGAGCTTGA
- the LOC104726692 gene encoding uncharacterized protein LOC104726692 — MDIWLIAATAATGYIAKQLQNVTKGKSSILESSSDDVNPKPPHRCLLSRLVRGEKTNETKLGDEKMISDWENPDASTSGENLGCYDTNHSDSLFSLMPEFSELEHGNWNPSGTLAGDSSSFRQRTSIRRNQRYRRLTKPLSSLDSCLMSRFRREQMTMEDYMTSPFTSPHASVSRPLLVTDGTRVISKSTADSLWLSQHITFNEDQATQSCKFSGLESSVERRVGNETSKSRKHGLGDATVLLQIGISIGIMSSFMANQAEVSKVKQELKQTENLVHDLENELEMKDSLIVKEIDIAKAAENSESISNIEAELEAELERLEINMNSSNIETRLSDLIEMEPDCEVEFAQGELRADRVKGKRLDEPDSNLDPSGDSTPDSGNYAVSPRELSLRLHKVINSRLEKRIEELESALQESQRKVEQLVMESESKKSWSRLWEHREVMTYKSDSKIPVAIEHTKTNLAEIQPLVMNLTGEALDAFNESYDELMKINDDSEDDDDDLQLEMQESGIHQEEFSSTNKSSPWSHQKDDSKVQEQELLDLIGMEDEGEESSDFESEMEKQLIKQIVEKTKQGSPVVLNAQKMLFLMEETEHKL; from the exons ATGGATATATGGTTAATCGCTGCGACTGCTGCTACGGGGTATATAGCTAAGCAATTGCAGAATGTGACCAAAGGTAAAAGTAGCATTCTTGAATCTTCTTCGGATGATGTGAATCCCAAACCTCCTCATAGGTGCCTGCTTAGCAGATTAGTAAGAGGCGAGAAGACTAATGAAACCAAGCTTGGGGATGAGAAAATGATATCAGATTGGGAAAATCCAGATGCATCTACGAGTGGGGAGAATTTGGGATGTTACGATACTAACCATTCAGATTCTTTGTTTAGCTTGATGCCAGAGTTCTCTGAGCTTGAACATGGGAATTGGAATCCCAGTGGTACTCTTGCAGGTGACTCTTCTTCATTTAGGCAGAGAACATCCATTAGGAGAAACCAGCGGTACAGGCGATTAACCAAACCTTTGAGTTCCCTGGATAGTTGCTTAATGTCTCGGTTTCGTAGAGAGCAAATGACCATGGAAGATTACATGACTAGCCCGTTTACATCACCACACGCTTCAGTCTCAAGGCCATTACTCGTGACTGATGGTACTCGTGTCATTAGCAAGAGCACTGCAGATTCGCTGTGGCTGAGCCAACATATTACTTTCAATGAAGATCAGGCTACACAAAGTTGCAAATTCTCCGGATTGGAGTCTTCGGTTGAGAGAAGAGTAGGAAATGAGACGAGCAAGAGTAGAAAGCATG gacTAGGTGATGCAACAGTGTTGCTACAAATAGGTATCTCGATTGGCATCATGTCCTCGTTCATGGCAAACCAAGCCGAAGTGAGCAAAGTCAAACAAGAGCTGAAGCAAACAGAGAACTTGGTGCATGATTTAGAAAATGAGCTCGAGATGAAAGACTCGTTAATAGTGAAGGAGATAGATATTGCAAAGGCAGCTGAGAATTCAGAATCTATAAGTAATATTGAAGCAGAGCTTGAAGCTGAACTTGAAAGGCTAGAAATCAACATGAACTCCTCCAACATTGAGACAAGGCTCTCTGATTTGATCGAG ATGGAGCCGGATTGTGAGGTAGAATTTGCACAGGGTGAACTGAGAGCTGATCGGGTTAAAGGGAAGCGTTTAGATGAACCTGATTCCAACCTAGACCCAAGTGGTGACTCCACGCCTGACTCAGGAAACTATGCTGTCTCACCTCGTGAATTGAGCTTGCGATTGCATAAAGTTATCAATTCACGTCTTGAGAAACGGATTGAAGAGCTCGAGTCTGCACTCCAGGAGAGCCAAAGGAAGGTGGAGCAGCTGGTCATGGAATCAGAGAGCAAGAAGTCATGGTCAAGGTTATGGGAACACCGTGAAGTGATGACATATAAGAGTGACTCGAAAATCCCAGTTGCTATAGAGCACACCAAGACTAATCTTGCTGAGATCCAACCCCTGGTTATGAACTTAACTGGAGAAGCACTTGATGCATTCAATGAGTCTTACGACGAACTGATGAAAATAAACGATGACtcggaagatgatgatgatgatttacaGTTGGAAATGCAAGAGAGCGGGATTCATCAAGAAGAGTTCTcttcaacaaacaaaagttcACCTTGGAGCCATCAGAAGGATGATTCGAAGGTGCAGGAGCAGGAGCTGCTAGACCTTATTGGTATggaagacgaaggagaagaaagtAGCGACTTTGAGAGTGAAATGGAGAAGCAACTGATAAAGCAGATtgttgagaaaacaaaacaagggTCTCCTGTTGTGTTGAATGCTCAGAAGATGCTATTTCTCATGGAAGAAACTGAACATAAGCTGTAA